The following proteins are encoded in a genomic region of Quadrisphaera setariae:
- a CDS encoding NAD(P)H-dependent glycerol-3-phosphate dehydrogenase, translating into MSAGRTDSSASSRGTGRRVAVLGAGSWGTTFAQLVADADPGARVVVWGRDATVTDEITREHANSRYLRGLRLPGGVSGTTDLVAALEGADDVVLAVPVQRLRGVLATAAPHLGGGAGGASGPTVVSLLKGLELETHLRVSQLVAEVLGDLPYAVVSGPNLAREIAERRPCATVVASVHEHVADRVAALCATDYFRPFTARDVVGVEVAGAAKNLLAVGVGLAEGLGLGDNAKASVIALGLAEVTRLVVALGGSAATVAGLAGAGDAFATCASTLSRNHRLGVGLSQGRPLQEVLDGLGGTAEAVGTARSITALAEGAGVSMGVVGQVAAVLVEGRDPRDAALHLLSQPLRDERLPWR; encoded by the coding sequence GTGAGCGCTGGGAGAACCGACAGCAGCGCGAGCAGCCGCGGTACTGGTCGCCGCGTCGCCGTCCTCGGCGCCGGCAGCTGGGGCACGACGTTCGCGCAGCTGGTCGCCGACGCCGACCCGGGCGCCCGCGTGGTGGTCTGGGGCCGTGACGCCACCGTCACCGACGAGATCACCCGTGAGCACGCCAACTCCCGCTACCTGCGGGGGCTGCGCCTGCCCGGCGGCGTCAGCGGCACCACCGACCTCGTCGCAGCGCTGGAGGGCGCCGACGACGTCGTCCTCGCCGTGCCGGTCCAGCGGCTGCGCGGCGTGCTCGCCACCGCGGCCCCCCACCTGGGCGGCGGCGCTGGCGGTGCGTCCGGGCCGACCGTCGTCAGCCTCCTCAAGGGCCTCGAGCTCGAGACGCACCTGCGCGTGAGCCAGCTGGTGGCCGAGGTCCTCGGTGACCTGCCGTACGCCGTGGTGTCCGGGCCCAACCTCGCCCGCGAGATCGCCGAGCGCCGCCCCTGCGCCACCGTGGTGGCCTCGGTGCACGAGCACGTCGCCGACCGGGTCGCGGCGCTGTGCGCCACAGACTACTTCCGTCCCTTCACCGCCCGCGACGTGGTGGGGGTGGAGGTGGCCGGGGCTGCCAAGAACCTCCTCGCCGTGGGGGTCGGCCTGGCCGAGGGGCTGGGCCTGGGCGACAACGCCAAGGCCTCGGTCATCGCGCTCGGCCTGGCCGAGGTGACGCGCCTGGTGGTGGCCCTCGGCGGGTCGGCCGCCACGGTCGCGGGCCTGGCCGGAGCCGGTGACGCCTTCGCCACGTGCGCCTCCACCCTGTCGCGCAACCACCGCCTCGGCGTCGGCCTGTCGCAGGGCCGGCCGCTGCAGGAGGTGCTCGACGGCCTCGGGGGCACGGCCGAGGCCGTGGGCACCGCGCGCTCCATCACCGCGCTCGCCGAGGGCGCCGGGGTGAGCATGGGCGTGGTCGGCCAGGTGGCCGCGGTGCTCGTGGAGGGACGCGACCCTCGCGACGCCGCCCTGCACCTGCTGTCGCAGCCGCTGCGCGACGAGCGGCTGCCCTGGCGGTAG
- a CDS encoding response regulator transcription factor, whose amino-acid sequence MRILVVEDDAAMARLLRRALASEGYAVDVAGTGPDGLWAATENDYDAVVLDAMIPAPNGFEVARQLRERGRWAPVLMLTARADVADRVRGLDSGADDYLTKPFALDELFARVRALVRRGAVPRPTVMRVGDLELDPGSRRVERDGVPVELTSKEFALLAELMRHPGQVLSRSHLIDHVWDSAYDGASNVVEVHVRRLREKVDRPFGRESIRTSRGAGYLVTDDTADASADLPAAVRDSDGDAR is encoded by the coding sequence GTGAGGATCCTCGTCGTCGAAGATGACGCGGCGATGGCGCGGCTGCTGCGCCGGGCGCTGGCCTCCGAGGGCTACGCCGTCGACGTGGCCGGCACCGGCCCCGACGGCCTGTGGGCGGCCACCGAGAACGACTACGACGCCGTGGTGCTCGACGCGATGATCCCCGCGCCCAACGGCTTCGAGGTGGCGCGGCAGCTGCGCGAGCGGGGCCGGTGGGCTCCGGTCCTCATGCTCACCGCCCGCGCCGACGTGGCCGACCGGGTCCGCGGCCTCGACTCCGGCGCCGACGACTACCTCACCAAGCCGTTCGCCCTCGACGAGCTCTTCGCCCGCGTGAGGGCGCTGGTGCGCCGCGGCGCCGTCCCCCGTCCCACCGTGATGCGCGTGGGGGACCTCGAGCTCGACCCGGGCAGCCGCCGCGTCGAGCGCGACGGCGTGCCCGTCGAGCTCACGAGCAAGGAGTTCGCCCTGCTCGCGGAGCTCATGCGCCACCCCGGGCAGGTGCTCTCGCGCAGCCACCTCATCGACCACGTGTGGGACTCCGCCTACGACGGAGCCTCCAACGTGGTGGAGGTGCACGTGCGGCGGCTGCGGGAGAAGGTCGACAGGCCGTTCGGGCGCGAGAGCATCCGCACCTCCCGCGGCGCGGGGTACCTCGTCACCGACGACACCGCCGACGCCTCCGCTGACCTCCCCGCAGCCGTCCGCGACAGCGACGGAGACGCCCGGTGA
- a CDS encoding DMT family transporter, protein MLPVVLALVAAGCFAGSTVTQHRAASTAPADSGTGVRLVLSLLRQPLWLLGLLFGLAGAALQTVALSQGALLVVQPLLVTGLLLALPLSVLVEGRRPPLPEWLWASAVVVGLAVFLVSAQPGGGSAVAQPSALRSCVLVGAGVVVAAAALSRAGSGRYRALLLGLGGGTALGVAGALLKEATGRYQADGLLQALGTWPLWALLLAGATGVVLNQSSYRVGVLTASQPAITIAEPVAAAVVGAAAFSERLAAGDGARAVQLVGMLLMITAVVMLARLTAGQGPTAPAATHDSSRPPHSPEEELC, encoded by the coding sequence GTGCTCCCCGTCGTCCTCGCCCTCGTGGCCGCTGGCTGCTTCGCCGGCTCCACCGTCACCCAGCACCGCGCCGCCTCCACCGCCCCGGCCGACAGCGGCACCGGGGTGCGGCTGGTGCTCTCGCTGCTGCGGCAGCCCCTGTGGCTGCTCGGGCTGCTCTTCGGCCTGGCGGGCGCCGCCCTCCAGACCGTCGCGCTGTCCCAGGGCGCGCTGCTCGTGGTGCAGCCGCTGCTGGTCACCGGGCTGCTGCTCGCCCTGCCGCTGTCGGTGCTGGTGGAGGGGCGGCGCCCGCCGCTGCCGGAGTGGCTGTGGGCCAGCGCCGTCGTCGTGGGCCTGGCGGTCTTCCTCGTCTCCGCCCAGCCCGGCGGCGGCAGCGCCGTGGCCCAGCCGTCCGCGCTGCGCAGCTGCGTCCTCGTCGGTGCCGGCGTCGTCGTGGCCGCCGCCGCCCTCTCCCGCGCCGGGAGCGGTCGCTACCGAGCGCTGCTGCTGGGACTGGGCGGTGGCACGGCGCTGGGGGTCGCAGGGGCGCTGCTCAAGGAGGCGACCGGCCGCTACCAGGCCGACGGGCTGCTGCAGGCGCTCGGCACCTGGCCCCTGTGGGCGCTGCTGCTCGCCGGTGCCACCGGCGTGGTGCTCAACCAGTCCAGCTACCGCGTCGGTGTGCTCACCGCCTCCCAGCCCGCCATCACCATCGCCGAGCCCGTCGCCGCCGCGGTGGTGGGCGCCGCCGCCTTCAGCGAGCGGCTCGCCGCGGGGGACGGCGCCCGGGCCGTGCAGCTGGTCGGCATGCTGCTCATGATCACCGCCGTCGTCATGCTGGCGCGCCTCACGGCCGGCCAGGGGCCGACGGCGCCCGCGGCCACCCACGACTCGTCCCGTCCACCCCACTCCCCTGAGGAGGAGCTGTGCTGA
- a CDS encoding sensor histidine kinase, with translation MQDDGAVNPPRRVGGGLGRLLPAALRARLAVLFAAAVAVVIAAAVGLLAFATDRQFDAAVDTGLDTRTSALRQALARGDVRVVREDPIAELVAPDGTLVETSPAASVLESRGARPSGGSFLPAKVLAEVRSTQAPVSDSLELPRQGRVRFTATPVSVPEAGSVLVVGTRMRELDEAETRLVLLFLAGAPVLVASLGLAGWVLAGAALRPVADLTRRAARLSAAELDQRLPQPPGGDEVAVLARTLNGMLDRLEQAVRREREFVDDAAHELRTPIAVLRGELELALRLGKDLPEDAAESLAAALGEAERLEHLAQDLLVLASAERGASARAAVDLAALAQREAPRLAAAHPVDVRVIGPAAVVDGDERALGRLLANLVANAESAGAARVRVRTSTLDAGQRVQLVVADDGRGFPPELVATATERFTRGDAARTRSSSGAGLGLAIVAAVVTDHGGELELGHDDELGGAAVVVRLPRARLG, from the coding sequence GTGCAGGATGACGGAGCGGTGAACCCGCCCCGGCGCGTCGGCGGTGGTCTGGGCCGGCTGCTGCCGGCGGCGCTGCGGGCCCGCCTGGCGGTGCTGTTCGCCGCGGCGGTGGCCGTGGTCATCGCCGCCGCGGTGGGCCTGCTCGCCTTCGCCACCGACCGCCAGTTCGACGCCGCCGTCGACACGGGCCTGGACACCCGCACCTCGGCGCTGCGGCAGGCGCTGGCGCGCGGTGACGTCAGGGTGGTCCGGGAGGACCCCATCGCCGAGCTGGTGGCCCCCGACGGGACGCTGGTGGAGACCTCGCCGGCCGCGTCCGTGCTGGAGTCGCGGGGCGCCCGGCCGAGCGGTGGGTCCTTCCTGCCCGCGAAGGTGCTCGCCGAGGTGCGGTCCACCCAGGCGCCGGTCAGCGACAGCCTGGAGCTGCCGCGGCAGGGCCGGGTGCGCTTCACCGCCACCCCGGTTTCCGTGCCCGAGGCGGGCTCCGTGCTCGTGGTGGGCACGCGGATGCGCGAGCTGGACGAGGCTGAGACGCGCCTGGTGCTGCTCTTCCTGGCCGGCGCCCCGGTGCTCGTGGCCAGCCTCGGCCTGGCGGGGTGGGTGCTGGCCGGCGCCGCTCTGCGCCCCGTGGCGGACCTCACGCGCCGCGCCGCCCGCCTGTCCGCCGCCGAGCTCGACCAGCGCCTCCCCCAGCCCCCGGGGGGCGACGAGGTGGCCGTGCTGGCGCGCACGCTCAACGGCATGCTCGACAGGCTCGAGCAGGCCGTGCGGCGCGAGCGGGAGTTCGTCGACGACGCCGCGCACGAGCTGCGCACCCCCATCGCCGTCCTGCGCGGGGAGCTGGAGCTGGCGCTGCGGCTCGGGAAGGACTTGCCGGAGGACGCCGCGGAGTCGCTCGCGGCGGCGCTCGGAGAGGCCGAGCGCCTGGAGCACCTCGCTCAGGACCTGCTGGTGCTGGCCTCCGCCGAGCGGGGCGCGAGCGCCCGCGCCGCGGTGGACCTGGCGGCGCTGGCGCAGCGCGAGGCGCCCCGCCTGGCCGCCGCGCACCCGGTCGACGTGCGGGTCATCGGACCCGCCGCCGTGGTCGACGGGGACGAGCGGGCGCTGGGGCGGCTGCTGGCCAACCTCGTGGCCAACGCCGAGTCCGCGGGGGCGGCGCGCGTGCGGGTGCGCACGTCGACCCTCGACGCCGGCCAGCGGGTGCAGCTGGTCGTCGCCGACGACGGGCGCGGGTTCCCCCCCGAGCTGGTCGCCACCGCCACCGAGCGCTTCACGCGCGGCGACGCGGCGCGCACCCGCTCCTCCAGCGGCGCGGGGCTGGGGCTGGCCATCGTGGCGGCGGTGGTCACCGACCACGGCGGCGAGCTCGAGCTGGGCCACGACGACGAGCTCGGCGGTGCGGCGGTGGTGGTGAGGCTCCCCCGGGCGCGCCTGGGCTGA
- a CDS encoding MGDG synthase family glycosyltransferase, producing the protein MLKPPVEPEPEAMPDAWASVLVVSGSVGAGHDGAANELAQRLRALGVHVDVEDHLRALVPGAALFLRQGYTQSVGRVPALFEWLFRVLEDSRFWRLLLALLCRTSCWRLMRWSRRRPYSLVVSTYPLASQALGHLRERGRLRVPVVTYLCDPAAHRSWIHPGVDHHWTVTEATARQGRRDYGTPMTAAGPLVPERFTRVPAERGAQLRRELGIDPARKVALLVAGSLGLGDVAESAARVGEAGLVPMVLCGRNEELRARVAEVPGAVALGWRSDVHELLSAADVLVQNAGGLSYTEALVAGLPAVSYRCIPGHGRANAAVLEGARLAPWARTDAELAPALRSALARGRRVPQLGDPAEAVLALLVPADTRAVELVDLTAARRRAPRVPRPLRPGRVATAALVTALLAPVLARRSS; encoded by the coding sequence GTGCTGAAGCCCCCGGTCGAGCCCGAGCCCGAGGCGATGCCCGACGCGTGGGCGAGCGTCCTGGTCGTCTCCGGCAGCGTCGGAGCCGGCCACGACGGCGCTGCGAACGAGCTGGCCCAGCGCCTGCGCGCGCTCGGCGTCCACGTGGACGTCGAGGACCACCTGCGCGCCTTGGTGCCCGGCGCCGCGCTCTTCCTGCGCCAGGGCTACACGCAGAGCGTGGGCCGCGTGCCCGCCCTGTTCGAGTGGCTCTTCCGGGTCCTCGAGGACTCCCGCTTCTGGCGCCTCCTGCTGGCCCTGCTGTGCCGCACCAGCTGCTGGCGCCTGATGCGCTGGTCCCGCCGCCGCCCGTACTCCCTCGTGGTCTCCACGTACCCGCTCGCCAGCCAGGCCCTCGGCCACCTCCGTGAGCGCGGGCGCCTGCGGGTGCCCGTGGTGACCTACCTGTGCGACCCGGCCGCGCACCGGTCGTGGATCCACCCCGGTGTCGACCACCACTGGACGGTCACCGAGGCCACCGCACGCCAGGGCCGGCGCGACTACGGCACGCCCATGACGGCCGCCGGACCGCTGGTGCCGGAGAGGTTCACGCGGGTGCCCGCCGAGCGCGGCGCGCAGCTGCGGCGCGAGCTGGGCATCGACCCGGCCCGCAAGGTCGCCCTGCTGGTGGCCGGTTCGCTCGGGCTCGGGGACGTCGCCGAGAGCGCCGCCCGCGTGGGCGAGGCCGGGCTCGTGCCGATGGTGCTGTGCGGACGCAACGAGGAGCTGCGCGCCCGAGTGGCCGAGGTGCCCGGCGCGGTGGCCCTGGGGTGGCGCAGCGACGTGCACGAGCTGCTGAGCGCCGCCGACGTGCTGGTGCAGAACGCCGGCGGGCTCTCCTACACCGAGGCGCTGGTCGCCGGGCTGCCCGCGGTCAGCTACCGGTGCATCCCGGGGCACGGCCGCGCGAACGCCGCCGTGCTCGAGGGGGCGCGCCTGGCCCCCTGGGCGCGCACCGACGCCGAGCTGGCGCCCGCGCTGCGCTCCGCGCTGGCCCGCGGGCGCCGGGTGCCCCAGCTGGGCGACCCGGCCGAGGCCGTGCTCGCCCTGCTCGTGCCCGCCGACACCCGCGCCGTGGAGCTGGTCGACCTCACCGCCGCCCGCCGCCGCGCTCCCCGCGTGCCGCGGCCGCTGCGCCCGGGACGCGTCGCCACTGCCGCCCTGGTGACGGCGCTGCTCGCGCCGGTGCTGGCCCGCCGCAGCAGCTGA
- a CDS encoding lysophospholipid acyltransferase family protein — MSLLQPGLGVPLGAAAVVVRGVLRTVSRHEWRGLENLPDGGCVIAANHVSWLDPVTLADVLVAAGPVPRILAKESLFRAPVLGGVLRVMRGVPVSRGTGDAAVALQHAVDAVRSGDRVVIFPDGTLTKDPDGWPMVGKTGAARLALTTGAPLVPLAQWGPQQLLPRKGRPRLFPRPTMRVLVGEPMDLAAYQGRPLTQALLREVTELVVDAIAELLSQLREEPVPPRWDPRTGSRRPAVAPPAARPEVEGAP, encoded by the coding sequence GTGTCCCTCCTGCAGCCCGGACTGGGCGTCCCCCTCGGTGCTGCGGCGGTGGTGGTGCGCGGCGTGCTGCGCACCGTGTCCCGCCACGAGTGGCGCGGCCTGGAGAACCTGCCCGACGGCGGCTGCGTCATCGCTGCCAACCACGTCTCCTGGCTCGACCCGGTGACGCTGGCCGACGTGCTGGTCGCCGCCGGCCCGGTGCCGCGGATCCTCGCGAAGGAGAGCCTGTTCCGCGCCCCCGTGCTGGGCGGGGTCCTGCGCGTCATGCGCGGGGTGCCGGTCAGCCGTGGCACGGGCGACGCCGCCGTGGCGCTCCAGCACGCCGTGGACGCGGTCCGCAGCGGAGACCGGGTGGTGATCTTCCCCGACGGCACGCTCACCAAGGACCCGGACGGCTGGCCCATGGTCGGCAAGACCGGCGCCGCGCGCCTGGCGCTGACCACGGGGGCGCCGCTCGTGCCGCTGGCGCAGTGGGGCCCGCAGCAGCTGCTGCCGCGCAAGGGGCGTCCCCGCCTCTTCCCCCGGCCCACGATGCGGGTCCTCGTGGGGGAGCCGATGGACCTGGCCGCCTACCAGGGCCGCCCGCTGACCCAGGCGCTGCTGAGGGAGGTCACCGAGCTCGTGGTCGACGCGATCGCCGAGCTGCTCTCGCAGCTGCGCGAGGAGCCGGTCCCGCCCCGCTGGGACCCCCGCACCGGCAGCCGACGCCCAGCGGTGGCGCCGCCGGCGGCGCGTCCCGAGGTCGAGGGAGCCCCGTGA
- a CDS encoding polysaccharide deacetylase family protein, with protein MRPAALVAALAGAAVVGHAAPAVLGRGRWRDRVLPGLVGRGAPGGVALTFDDGPHPEGTPAVRRALDALGVRATFFVLGSQVERHPGAVAALLADGHEVALHGHEHRNHLARTAPALAADLERARAAVVRDAVASGLDAVDVEAGLRFTRPPYGAVSGGTLWAARASRLRPVLWTAWGRDWLGHGGDQVAATVLADLLRDAPGPAGGGATVLLHDSDCTSVPGSWRGTVAALPRLVEAVRERGWELRLLSDHLGRSASTSTSTTAGAVA; from the coding sequence GTGAGGCCCGCCGCGCTGGTCGCAGCCCTCGCGGGCGCCGCCGTGGTCGGGCACGCCGCGCCCGCCGTGCTGGGCCGAGGTCGGTGGCGCGACCGGGTGCTCCCCGGGCTGGTCGGCCGCGGCGCCCCCGGCGGCGTGGCGCTCACCTTCGACGACGGCCCCCACCCCGAGGGCACGCCCGCGGTGCGCCGCGCGCTCGACGCCCTCGGGGTGCGCGCGACGTTCTTCGTCCTGGGCAGCCAGGTGGAGCGCCACCCCGGGGCCGTCGCCGCGCTGCTGGCCGACGGCCACGAGGTGGCCCTGCACGGCCACGAGCACCGCAACCACCTGGCGCGCACCGCGCCCGCCCTCGCGGCCGACCTGGAGCGCGCCCGCGCCGCCGTGGTCCGGGACGCGGTGGCCAGCGGCCTGGACGCCGTGGACGTCGAGGCCGGCCTGCGCTTCACCCGGCCGCCCTACGGCGCCGTCTCCGGGGGGACCCTGTGGGCCGCGCGCGCCTCGCGGCTGCGCCCGGTGCTGTGGACGGCGTGGGGCCGCGACTGGCTCGGGCACGGCGGTGACCAGGTGGCCGCCACCGTCCTGGCGGACCTGCTGCGCGACGCCCCCGGCCCCGCCGGCGGCGGGGCCACCGTGCTCCTGCACGACTCCGACTGCACCTCCGTGCCCGGCTCCTGGCGAGGCACCGTCGCCGCCCTGCCGCGCCTGGTCGAGGCCGTGCGCGAGCGCGGCTGGGAGCTGCGCCTGCTGTCCGACCACCTCGGGCGGAGCGCGAGCACGAGCACCAGCACGACGGCGGGGGCCGTCGCGTGA
- a CDS encoding DMT family transporter: MRADIWLALASAACFALSTVAQHRAAVEHADEGTGTSPLRLVVRLARSPLWLVGLVAAVAALLLQALALSKGALVVVQPILLLGLLLALPLSDALARRMPGRGEVLAALAVLVGLALFIVAADPDRGVPVARQGHLLVTAGGWTALALLAALLGETVLRGRKALLLGLSGGALIGVSSALLKQVVGLFGRGPLDALLDPAFAGVVLTGVAGLIATQAGYAAGHLSASQPAHSIAEPAVAAAIGATAFAEHLATGALPLLGQVAGALLMVAGVIAIAAVVPDLHDDPHDGSRGRPERTGRPGAERGVA; the protein is encoded by the coding sequence GTGAGGGCCGACATCTGGCTGGCCCTGGCGTCGGCGGCCTGCTTCGCCCTGTCCACCGTCGCTCAGCACCGCGCCGCTGTGGAGCACGCCGACGAGGGGACGGGCACCTCGCCGCTCAGGCTCGTGGTGCGCCTGGCGCGCAGCCCCCTGTGGCTGGTGGGCCTGGTCGCCGCCGTCGCCGCGCTGCTGCTGCAGGCGCTCGCGCTGAGCAAGGGCGCGCTGGTCGTCGTCCAGCCCATCCTCCTGCTGGGACTGCTGCTGGCCCTGCCGCTGTCCGACGCGCTGGCCCGGCGGATGCCCGGCCGAGGCGAGGTGCTGGCGGCGCTGGCCGTGCTCGTGGGCCTGGCGCTGTTCATCGTGGCGGCCGACCCAGACCGCGGGGTGCCGGTGGCGCGGCAGGGCCACCTCCTGGTCACCGCCGGCGGCTGGACCGCCCTGGCGCTGCTCGCCGCGCTGCTCGGGGAGACCGTGCTCCGCGGGCGCAAGGCGCTGCTGCTGGGACTGTCCGGAGGGGCGCTCATCGGCGTCTCCAGCGCGCTGCTCAAGCAGGTCGTCGGCCTCTTCGGCCGCGGCCCGCTCGACGCCCTCCTCGACCCCGCCTTCGCCGGCGTGGTGCTCACGGGCGTGGCCGGCCTCATCGCCACGCAGGCGGGCTACGCCGCCGGGCACCTGTCGGCGTCCCAGCCGGCCCACTCCATCGCCGAGCCGGCCGTGGCCGCGGCCATCGGCGCCACCGCCTTCGCCGAGCACCTCGCCACCGGGGCGCTGCCGCTGCTCGGCCAGGTGGCGGGCGCGCTGCTCATGGTGGCCGGGGTCATCGCCATCGCCGCCGTGGTGCCCGACCTCCACGACGACCCCCACGACGGCTCCCGCGGGCGCCCCGAGCGCACCGGGCGCCCCGGGGCCGAGCGGGGGGTGGCCTGA